The following coding sequences lie in one Bacteroidota bacterium genomic window:
- a CDS encoding T9SS type A sorting domain-containing protein yields the protein MKKFYQLSATLMLAVFFMLPVFEGAKAQTVITRWNFNGPASDQVPGGPDSPSPAIGNGIASLVGGTTATFASGTASGGSSDPETTTPPNYGWNTTNYPAQGTAPKSAGAQFRVSTLGYDNIQFVFDQRLSNTAANTWVVQYTTDVTASSPVWVDAQTFTFEPQATGTGDTWYNQRTVNLAGVAALNNNPNAAFRVVSDFDPTTGEYRAARSTSSYGTGGTSRFDMVTVLGTAATSLSENNLRTAKIWFDGSKIQLQTNAYMNGTIEVFDLLGNRIHFSNISGTQASLTAYLSPGLVMVRLTDQSGRQTTRKVIVK from the coding sequence ATGAAAAAATTCTACCAATTATCCGCCACACTGATGCTTGCAGTCTTTTTCATGCTCCCGGTCTTCGAAGGGGCAAAGGCGCAGACGGTTATCACGCGTTGGAATTTCAACGGACCTGCATCCGACCAGGTGCCAGGTGGTCCCGACAGTCCAAGTCCGGCCATTGGCAATGGCATTGCCAGCCTTGTTGGCGGAACCACAGCCACTTTTGCTTCGGGCACAGCCTCGGGCGGTTCATCAGACCCCGAAACCACAACCCCGCCCAACTATGGCTGGAACACCACCAATTATCCGGCTCAGGGCACTGCACCCAAGTCGGCTGGCGCCCAATTCAGGGTAAGCACATTGGGCTACGACAACATTCAGTTTGTCTTCGATCAGCGGCTGAGCAACACCGCCGCCAACACCTGGGTTGTGCAATACACCACCGATGTTACAGCCTCCAGCCCGGTATGGGTTGATGCCCAGACCTTTACATTCGAGCCTCAGGCTACAGGTACAGGAGACACCTGGTACAACCAACGCACGGTGAACCTGGCCGGTGTTGCTGCACTCAACAACAACCCCAATGCGGCTTTCCGCGTGGTGTCCGATTTCGACCCCACTACCGGCGAATACCGTGCCGCCAGATCAACCAGCAGCTATGGCACAGGTGGCACCAGCCGCTTCGACATGGTAACTGTTCTCGGAACCGCAGCCACCTCGCTGAGCGAAAACAACCTGCGCACAGCAAAAATATGGTTCGATGGCAGCAAAATTCAGCTTCAGACCAATGCCTACATGAACGGTACCATCGAAGTATTCGACTTGCTCGGCAACCGCATTCATTTCAGTAACATCTCGGGCACCCAGGCCAGCCTGACCGCTTACCTTAGCCCCGGTCTTGTGATGGTGCGCCTTACGGACCAATCAGGTAGACAAACAACCCGTAAGGTGATCGTAAAATAG